The Pseudalkalibacillus hwajinpoensis DNA window TCCGATCACAACATTTAAGACGGAAGACGAAGCAATTAAACGAGCGAATGATTCCATCTATGGGTTAGCTGCTTATGTGTTCACAGAGAACATTACAAAAGGCATTCGAATCAGTGAGCAGTTGGAGTATGGAATAGTTGGATTAAATGATGGCCTTCCTTCTACTCCGCAGGCTCCATTTGGTGGGTTTAAGCAAAGTGGACTCGGCCGTGAAGGCGGGCACCATGGGATTGAAGAGTATTTAGAGGTTAAATATATTTCAGTTGGGTTGTAGAGGGTAGAGGGAGAGAGAGAAGGTATGAGGGTATGGGGGTCAGACCCCTGTCTGACCCCCACACCTCTCTTTTTTTCTTTCACCAAACCATGGGTTTCTATCATATACTGTGCTATCACGTGTTCAAAAGGGGTTCGATCATGTATCCATATTACCGCACACTAGCAGATGATATTGCGACAGCAATCAATGGAGAGTACAGTGCGATTCAGTGTTATGCGAAGCTCGCACAGCTTGCGCCGAATGAAACAGAAAGAAAACAAATTCTTGAAATACGTAATGATGAAATGGCACACTACCAGGCATTCACTTACATTTATACTCAATTAACAGGGCAGCAGCCATCACCTCAGCTAATTGAAGAATGTCCTACAGAATATGTGCCTGGACTTGATTTTTCTTTCAAAGACGAACAAAAAGCCGCTGATTTTTATCTTGATATCGCAGATCAGACTGATGACCCCTTCATTAAAGATAAATTCAAGCGAGCGGCAGCAGATGAACAGAATCACGCCGTCTGGTTTCTGTATTTCTTAACAAAGCAACGGTATTAATGAAAGAAGAGTGTGGTGGTGGGGTCAGACAGGGGTCTGACCCCACCACCACAACACCCTCCCTCTTCCCCCTTTCACACCTATGCTGTATAATAAATCCTAGAACCAATTAACTACATACGCATTTGATTCGGGTGTCTTCACTAAGAAGACTTAAAAGGGAAGCTGGTGTAAATCCAGCGCGGTCCCGCCACTGTAAATGGTTGCAAGCTGCATAAACCACTGTTCATTAAGAACGGGAAGGGGCAGCGCGCGATAACCATGAGCCAGGAGACCTGCCTGTATCACAAAGCGCGACCTACGAGGATAGGGATGTGCCAACGGACTAAGGTGTTGATGTACGTATCAACTAACCTCAACTTCCATTCGGCCATCCCCATGCTTGTGCTTGGGGATTTTATTTTTGTCAAAAACAGGAGGAGAAACACACATGAAGAAGCTCTATTCACTACTCGTCTTACTCTTTTTAATTACAGGCATACTGGCCGGATGTGGATCCGATCAAGCTCAGGAAGACAACACAACAAACGAATCAACTAATGAAGAAAACCAGGCAGATCAGTCTGCAAATAGCGCCTTTCCAGTCACGATCACTGACGCCCTCGATCAAGAGGTAACGCTAGAAGAAGACCCAGAAAAAATCGTCTCTCTGATTCCGAGTAACACGGAAATTCTTTTCGATCTAGGTGCAGGGGAGGAAGTTGTTGGGGTATCTGACTTCGCAAACTACCCTGAAGAAGCGGCCAACATTGAAAAAATCGGCGGGATGGAGTTTAACGTCGAGAAAATCATCTCCCTTAAGCCTGATCTCGTTCTTGCTCATGGCTCAAGCGCGCACAATTCAGAAGCAGGCCTTCAGCAGCTTCGCGATGCGGGTATCAAAGTCATCGTAGTAAACGACGCTACAAGCTTTGAAGAAGTGTACGCGTCAATTGAAATGATTGGACAGGCAACAGGTGAAAAAGAAGAAGCAGAATCAACGATCGCTGATATGAAGCAGAAGCTTGAAGATGTGAAAACCAAAGCAGAAGAAGTCGAGGAGCAGAAAGATGTTTTTGTTGAAGTAGCTCCTGCACCAGAAATTTATTCACCAGGTAAAAACACGTTCATGGATGACATGCTAACGCTCATTAATGCAAAAAACGTGACACATGATCAAGA harbors:
- a CDS encoding ferritin-like domain-containing protein codes for the protein MYPYYRTLADDIATAINGEYSAIQCYAKLAQLAPNETERKQILEIRNDEMAHYQAFTYIYTQLTGQQPSPQLIEECPTEYVPGLDFSFKDEQKAADFYLDIADQTDDPFIKDKFKRAAADEQNHAVWFLYFLTKQRY
- a CDS encoding ABC transporter substrate-binding protein, which gives rise to MKKLYSLLVLLFLITGILAGCGSDQAQEDNTTNESTNEENQADQSANSAFPVTITDALDQEVTLEEDPEKIVSLIPSNTEILFDLGAGEEVVGVSDFANYPEEAANIEKIGGMEFNVEKIISLKPDLVLAHGSSAHNSEAGLQQLRDAGIKVIVVNDATSFEEVYASIEMIGQATGEKEEAESTIADMKQKLEDVKTKAEEVEEQKDVFVEVAPAPEIYSPGKNTFMDDMLTLINAKNVTHDQEGWNQIDQEAIIKANPDVIITTYGYYTENPIEQVVSRDGWQDVTAVKEEQVIDVHSDLVTRSGPRLAEGVEELAKAVYPDVFAE